One Mycolicibacterium parafortuitum DNA segment encodes these proteins:
- a CDS encoding acyl-CoA dehydrogenase family protein — MDFSRVELSDEEQKFQDEVRTFLSEIVTEDVIRRDRETGDNFDEGVHLALGAAGYLDRDWNPQTERPFSRVERRIWELEKRRSHVPWVTSGTTAMITKSVEKFGSPELKAEVLPRVYSGHVRLCLGYTEPEGGSDVATCKTRAVRDGDQWVINGSKMFTTGAHNCQYVFLITNTDPSAPKHKSLTMFLVPLDTPGIEIQGIRTVDGDRTNIVYYSDVRIDDRYRLGEVNGGWTVVREPLNAEHGDVEAADDGLADVSIMMHQAMFMAKAVDTAADKSTVPDPNGRRLIDDGAVAYRLGRSVARLEASLSAPSIFGRVALAQTMRDISPDLMDILGTASALPVGTDGAADDGAAEYVYRFAPLVGIYGGTLEVFRNMIAQYVLGLGKPKY, encoded by the coding sequence ATGGATTTCTCACGGGTCGAACTGTCCGACGAGGAGCAGAAGTTCCAGGACGAGGTCCGGACGTTCCTGAGCGAGATCGTCACCGAGGACGTGATCCGGCGCGACCGCGAGACCGGCGACAACTTCGACGAGGGCGTGCACCTTGCGCTCGGCGCGGCGGGCTATCTGGACCGGGACTGGAATCCACAGACCGAACGCCCGTTCTCGCGGGTGGAGCGGAGGATCTGGGAGCTGGAGAAGCGTCGCTCCCACGTGCCGTGGGTGACCTCGGGCACCACCGCGATGATCACCAAGTCGGTGGAGAAGTTCGGCTCACCGGAGCTGAAGGCCGAAGTGTTGCCGCGGGTCTACAGCGGGCATGTCCGGTTGTGCCTCGGCTACACCGAACCCGAGGGCGGCTCCGACGTCGCGACCTGCAAGACCCGCGCGGTACGAGACGGCGACCAATGGGTGATCAATGGCTCCAAGATGTTCACCACCGGCGCGCACAACTGCCAGTACGTCTTCTTGATCACCAACACCGATCCGAGCGCGCCGAAACACAAGAGCCTGACCATGTTCCTGGTTCCGCTCGACACCCCGGGCATCGAGATCCAGGGCATCCGCACCGTCGACGGCGACCGCACCAACATCGTCTACTACAGCGACGTCCGCATCGACGACCGCTACCGGCTCGGCGAGGTCAACGGCGGCTGGACGGTGGTGCGCGAACCGCTCAACGCCGAGCACGGCGACGTCGAAGCCGCCGACGACGGACTGGCCGACGTATCGATCATGATGCACCAGGCGATGTTCATGGCCAAGGCCGTCGACACGGCCGCCGACAAATCGACCGTCCCGGATCCCAACGGCCGCAGGCTGATCGACGACGGTGCCGTCGCGTACCGGTTGGGCCGCAGCGTCGCCCGGCTGGAGGCCTCGCTGTCGGCGCCGAGCATCTTCGGCCGCGTCGCGCTCGCCCAGACCATGCGCGACATCTCGCCCGACCTGATGGACATCCTGGGGACGGCCTCGGCGCTGCCGGTCGGCACCGACGGAGCCGCCGACGACGGGGCAGCGGAATACGTCTACCGGTTCGCGCCGCTGGTCGGCATCTACGGCGGCACCCTCGAGGTGTTCCGCAACATGATCGCCCAGTACGTGCTGGGCCTCGGCAAGCCGAAATACTAG
- a CDS encoding acyl-CoA dehydrogenase family protein: protein MDRYELRRLDYSLSEDHQALQAAYKDFFSTRCTIETVRAAEESGFDKHLWERLCAMGATTMALPESVGGDGATLVDLTLVAEEIGRSLAPVPWIDHVVAARLLARLGSVDPDIVNGKQLVALDPALDSTGVRLIPAGSIADQLLVRDGDQIVALSFASRPARVDNIGKLPMAWVDPGAADNRTVLAEGPTAIVEYQRALDEWRLLTAAALVGLVEETMTIAAEFSKTRYTLGVPISTLQAISHPLANIAIVVQGGRNLARRAAWFADNEPDERRELAPSAFVFMAEEAAKAATMAVHIQGGLGVSAEAAATAYLVRARGWAIAGGDPGVTATYIAGIVADREGRS from the coding sequence GTGGACCGGTACGAACTGCGCAGGCTGGACTACAGCCTGTCCGAGGATCACCAGGCGCTCCAAGCCGCGTACAAGGATTTCTTCTCGACCCGCTGCACCATCGAGACGGTGCGCGCTGCCGAGGAGTCCGGGTTCGACAAGCATCTGTGGGAACGTCTGTGCGCCATGGGCGCGACGACGATGGCACTGCCCGAATCGGTCGGTGGCGACGGGGCCACGCTGGTCGACCTGACCCTGGTCGCCGAGGAGATCGGGCGCTCGCTGGCGCCGGTCCCGTGGATCGACCACGTGGTGGCCGCGCGGCTGTTGGCCCGCCTCGGCTCCGTCGACCCCGACATCGTGAACGGCAAGCAGCTGGTCGCGCTGGACCCGGCACTCGACAGCACCGGCGTGCGGCTGATTCCGGCAGGGTCGATCGCCGACCAGTTGCTGGTACGCGACGGCGACCAGATCGTGGCGCTGAGCTTCGCGTCACGACCGGCCCGCGTCGACAACATCGGCAAGCTGCCGATGGCGTGGGTGGATCCGGGTGCCGCAGACAACCGCACCGTGCTGGCCGAGGGCCCCACGGCGATCGTGGAATATCAACGGGCGCTCGATGAATGGCGGCTGTTGACCGCTGCGGCGCTGGTCGGGCTGGTCGAGGAGACCATGACGATCGCGGCCGAGTTCTCGAAAACCCGCTACACCCTCGGCGTGCCGATCTCGACGCTGCAGGCTATCTCGCATCCGCTGGCCAACATCGCGATCGTCGTGCAGGGCGGCCGCAACCTGGCCCGGCGCGCGGCATGGTTCGCCGACAACGAACCCGACGAGCGCCGCGAGCTCGCGCCCTCGGCGTTCGTGTTCATGGCCGAGGAGGCGGCCAAGGCCGCGACCATGGCCGTCCACATCCAGGGCGGCCTCGGGGTGTCTGCGGAGGCCGCCGCCACCGCGTACCTGGTCCGCGCCCGCGGGTGGGCGATCGCCGGCGGAGATCCCGGAGTGACGGCCACCTACATCGCCGGGATCGTTGCCGACCGCGAAGGGCGGAGCTAG